The sequence TATGGAGATATAAAAAAAGCAATATCTTCTTTGGAGGAGGAAGAAGAATGATTATTTTAGGTATAGAAAGTTCATGTGATGAAACTTCTATTGCAGTTGTAAAAGATGGAAAAGAAATTTTATCAAATAATATTTCTTCTCAAATTGAAATTCATAAAGAATATGGTGGAGTTGTTCCAGAAATTGCTTCAAGACAACATATTAAAAATATTGCTACTGTACTTGAAGAAAGTTTAGAAGAAGCAAAAATTACCTTGGATGATGTAGACTATATTGCAGTAACTTATGCCCCAGGATTAATTGGGGCTTTACTTGTGGGAGTTTCATTTGCAAAAGGTTTATCTTATGCAAAAAATATTCCTATTATCCCAGTTCATCATATTAAGGGACATATGTATGCAAATTTCTTAGAACATGATGTAGAGTTACCTTGTATTTCTCTTGTTGTGTCTGGTGGGCATACCAATATTATATATATTGATGAAAATCATAATTTTATTAATATAGGAGAAACCTTAGATGATGCAGTGGGAGAAAGTTGTGATAAGGTTGCAAGAGTTCTAGGACTTGGATATCCTGGTGGACCTGTGATAGATAAGATGTATTATAAAGGAGATAGAGATTTCTTAAAAATTACTAAACCAAAAGTTTCAAGATTTGATTTTAGTTTCTCAGGAATTAAAACAGCTATTATAAATTTTGATAATAATATGAAAATGAAAAATCAAGAATATAAAAAAGAAGATTTAGCAGCTTCTTTTTTAGGAACTGTTGTGGATATTCTATGTGATAAAACTTTAAATGCAGCAGTTGAAAAAAATGTAAAAACAATTATGCTTGCAGGTGGTGTTGCAGCTAACTCACTTTTAAGAAGCCAACTTACAGAAAAAGCAGCTGAAAAAGGAATTAAAGTTATATACCCAAGTATGAAATTGTGTACAGATAATGCAGCCATGATAGCAGAGGCAGCATATTATAAGTTAAAAAATGCTAAAAATGAAAAAGATTGCTTTGCAGGTTTAGACTTAAATGGTGTTGCAAGTTTAATGGTTAGTGATGAAAAAGCTATATAAAAAATAAATAGAATTTATTAAGGATTTAGGGTTTCTAAAAAACTTTAAATCCTTTTTTATAAGAGAGAACATTACTCCAAAAGGTGACAGAAACTCATTCTATTGACAAAAAATCAATATATTTTTATAATAATAGTATAAGAAAATAGGATTCTGAAGAAAGATAGAAAAGGTTAAAAATATAATAATATTCCAATATTCAATTAAGAATTTCTCACAATTGAAATTTTTATAGAAAAAAATAAAAACTATTTAAGGAGGAATTTTATGAAAAAAACACTATTTTCTATATTACTTATAGGAATTTGTATGACTGGAACAGCAAATGCAAAAGAAAAAAATCCAATTCTTTTAAAACAAGTATATAAAAAGGAAGAATTGATAACATTGGACAAACAAAATGTAGCAGGAGGAAATGGAACTTTACATGGAAAATTTGCCTTTACTAGAGATATGGCTACTGAAGATGAAGCTATCAAAGAAATAGGTTGGATGACATTAAACAAAGGGGAGTCTATTGGAGTACACCCTCATAAAAATAATGAAGATACTTACATTATTGTTTCTGGAGAAGGAGTTTTTACAGATGGCTCTGGAAAAGAAACAATTGTCAAAGCTGGAGATGTAACTATTGCAAGACCAAATCAATCTCATGGACTTCGTAATGAAAAAGATGAACCACTTGTATTTTTAGATATCATTGCTCAAAACCATGCTTTAAAAGCAGAAAAATAAAATTTAGTCTGTCATTTCAATTGTGAAAACTCTTTTGGTCAGTATAATTTTATAAAGACTGTGAAGTTTTTTATATTCTCAAAAAATAAGTGAGTTACAATATTTGTAACTCACATTTTTTTCTGGTTGGGGGAAGGGGAATAATATCAATGAAGCAAGATATAATGCAGAAAAATCATATAAAAAAATGTGGATTTAAATTCAGAAATTATACTATCTGAAATTGATGGTGAAAAAAAGAAAAATATTGAAATAATTGAAAAATTGAAAGAATTAAATATAAGAAAACAAAATTCAGAAAAGCTTATAGAAATTTTTAGAAGTAAAGAAAAAGTAAGCTGTGCAAGCTTGGCTAATTATTTAGATATATCAGAAAGAACAGCAAATAGATTATTATTAAAACTTGAAGAAAATAATTTAGCTGTTTCAGACTTAGTAAAAATAAATAGAGGAAGACCTAAAATCTTTTTTAGATTCTTCTAATACTATTTCCTCTTACATCCACTTTAATACTTTTAATTACATTGTCTCCTTCAGTTACAGTATAATAACTGCACAGATTTGCTGTAGAACAAGAATGGTTAGGAATGATTTCTATTTTATCACCTATTTTTAAGTTTGTTTGTCCTTCTATTTTTAATTTTCCAACCTCTTCAGATAAAGAAGAAACAATAACTTCTGGATGATCAATTACAGTTCCATAACCAACAATAGAATTATTACCATGAGCTCCTTGATCCAAGCCTAAGCATTTAGCACCTGCATCACAAATAAAAAGATTTTCACTAGGATGAGAAATAATTGTAGTTAAAACAGTTAATGCACAATCTTTGATTTTAGCTTTATTTATAGATAACTGAATACTATCTAAAAAGACATAATTTCCAGGATGATATACATTTATATTTAAGTCTTTAACTGCTTCTTCAAAAGTAGGGGTAGAACCACTTGTAATGTATTCTAAGTAATACCCTTCTTTTTCAAGTATTTCTTTTGCCTTTCTTAAAGTTTCACATTCATTTAATACATATTGTTGTATATCTGCTTCACAAGTAGAAGAATAAACATGTCCAGGATGAGATGAAATTCCTTTTAATTTTAAGTATTTCAATTTTTTTAATTCTTCTGCAAAAGTTAATAAATTTTTTAGAGATACTCCAAAACGATGTAATCCACTATCTACAATAATATTATAGTTAATAATTACATTTTCAGTTTCTGCCATTTTGTTAATTTTGATAGCTGCTTCTAAAGAGTCTAAACGTATTATAAATTCTGTTTTTTTACTTATTTCAATAATTCTTTTAATATTTTCTTCACTTGCTACAGGATAGGCATACATAATTTTTTTTATGCCTATTTGGCAACATGCCTCTACTTCATCTAAAGTACCACATAATACTCCTGTAGCCCCCTCTTTTATTTGCATTTCAACAATTTCCATACTTTTATGAGTTTTTATCATTGGCCACAATTCTTTTTTATATTCTGTACATAATTTTTGATATTTTTTAATATTATTTTTTAAGGCTTCAATATTTAATAGAATAGTTGGTGTTTTTAATTCTTTCTTTTTCATAAAAATACCTCCTTGAAAACTATTTTAAATAAGTATTTAAAAATATTTCCATATCTTCTTGAGGAACCATTTTTCCACCTGTTGCCCAGCATACATGATATACATTATTAATATTTTTTCCAATTCTATTTTCAATATATTTTTTACTATCCTCATATTTTAATAGAGAAACTACTCCTTCAAATGCTGCACAAGAAGAAGGTTCGATTCTTTTGTTTTCTGTTTCATTTAAAATTCTTAAATAATCATATAATTTGTAATCATCTACAGTAAAAATTCCACTTAAAATAGGTTCCATAAGTCTTCCAACCAAACCAGAAGGTCTTGCTACAGCTAAACCATCAGCATGTGTAATTCCATGAATTCCTACATCATAGACACTAATTTTTTCATGTAAACCTGTTTGCATTCCTAATAACATACAAGGAGCTAGTACAGGTTCAACAAAGAAAATATATACATTTTCTTTAAATATTCTTTTAAGACCATAAGCAACTCCTCCAGGAGCTCCACCAACGCCACAAGGAATATATACAATAAGAGGATGTTCTTTATTAATTACAATTCCTTTTTTATCAAATTGTTTTTTTATTCTTGAAGCAGCTACTGTGTATCCTAAAAATAGATTCATTGATTTTTCATCATCTACAAAATAACTCATCGGATCTGCATCAGAATTTTTTCTTCCTTCTTCCACAGCCTTTCCATAATCACTTTCATATTCAATTACTTGAACTCCTTTGGATCTTAACATATCTTTTTTCCATTTTTTAGCATCTGCAGACATATGGACAATTACTTGAAAACCTAAGGCAGCGCTTGTAATTCCTATACTTAATCCTAAATTTCCAGTAGAACCAACTTGTATTTTATATTTTGAGAAAAAATCTTTAAATTTTTTATCTGCTAAGATGGAATAATCATCTTCTAATTTTAATAAGCCTGCTTCCATAGCTAATTCTTCTGCATGTTTTAAAACTTCATAAACTCCACCTCTAGCTTTAATAGAGCCAGCTACTGGGAGATGACTATCCATTTTCAAATATAATTTTCCTAGAATTTCAGTATGATATTTTTTTTCTAATTCTTTTTGCATATTAAATATTTCTTCTAAAGGAGATTCAATAATTCCGTATGTTTCTTCTGTTTCTGGGAAAACTTTTTTGATAAAAGGAGCAAAACGTTTTAATCTTTCTTCTGCTTCTTTTAATTCTTGATCCTTAAGAGGAAGTTTTTTTTCATATTCTGTGTAGTTCATTTCTTTTGGATTTGTCCAACCAACTTCTTTTTTATCTATCATATTTTTTATTAAAGGGTTATTTATAATCATATTTTTTATATCCATAATTTGCTCTCCTTTTTATTCATTAAATAATATTTATAAGAAAATAATTTTTAATATAAAAACACAAATAAGTGCAGTTACTGACTGAAGTACACTTATAATTGGGAAAGTTTTATAAGCAACTTCAGGTTTCATACCTGATGTAGAAACAACAACCCAGAAAAAATCATCGTTTCCATGAAAAACCATAAATCCACCAGCTGCACAAGCTAACATGGCAATTACTAGTCCCATTGGTGTATTAAATCCAAGAATGTCTAGTAGTGGTAGCAACATAGAAGCAGCAGTTATCATACCAACTGTTCCTGAACCTATTGCAGTCCTAAAAATTGCACCAATAATATAAGGAACTATAATACCTATAGAAATACCTGTGAATAGATTCATTACAATTTCTTGTAAATTAGACAGTTTTAATACTGTTGCAAAAGCTCCTCCTGCTCCAACAATTAATACAATTTGTCCTGCTGTTTTTAAAGATTCTCCAAATATTCCATCAAAAGTCCAAACATTTTTATCATATGGATAAACAGATTTATATGTAAAAAATGCAATAATGAGTCCAATAAATAGAGCTACTATAGTTTGCCCTAAAGAATCAAAAATATTATATAGTACTCCTGTTCCAAAAGGTTTTGATTCTAAACTTCCCACTGTTTTTAATAACATTAAAATTATTGGTACTATAATAGGTGAAAAGCTCATAAAAGGACTTGGTAAATTTTTAGCCTTCTCATCTGTATGAACTTCTTCTATTTCAGGAAGAAAATGGTATTTTTTACCAAAAATTCTTCCAGCAATAATAGCAACTATTGTTACAGGGATAGAAACAAGCATTCCACATAAAATAACTAATCCTAAATTAGCTCCTAAAATTCCAGCAACGGCTAAAGGTCCTGGAGTTGGTGGAACTAACATGTGAGTTGCATGAAGTCCCATTGCTAATGCTACTGCCATCGTAGTCATACTTCCACCTGTATCTTTACTTACTCTTTTTGCCAATGGAGACAATAAAACAAATGCAGAATCACAAAAAACAGGAATAGAAACAAAATAGCCTGTAACAGCTAGACCAATATCAGCATTTTTCTTTCCTGTAATTTTTAAAATAGTTTCGGCCATAGTTTCAGCAGCTCCACTATTTTCTAATAGAGCTCCCATAACAGTTCCAATTGCTATAACTACACCTATTCCAGCAATTGTTCCTCCAAGTCCATCTGAGTATGCTCCAATTATATCAGGAATTGAGTGTCCTGATATTAATCCAAAGAAAAAAGCACTGACTGTTAATGCAAAGAATGGATGAAGTTTAACTTTAATTGTTAATAAAACCAGTAATAATATTGATAATAAAATAGCAAAAATAGTAAATGTTACATTCATAAAATACCTCCTATTTTTATTAAAAAATAACGTTATTTTAATTTTTTATTTAATACTTCTATTTTTAATATCAAACTTTAATTTTACTTAATTTTTTAATCAATTTTTATTTAATAGTATTTAATTTATTTATATAAAACTCACTTTTATATAAAGATTTTATATTATTATTAAAAATAAGTCAAGTTAAAAAATTAAATGATATTTAATTTAATATAATTTAATTTTTTTAAAAGAAATAGTGAAAAAAGATAAAATAGTGTATAATAAAAAAGAACTTTTAAGAAAGGATAATATAAAAATGAATAAAGAAATTAACGTTGGTATTACTATTAAAAATATAAGAAAATCTAAAAAATTACTTTTAAAAGATGTGGCTTTAAAATGTGGGATTTCATCATCTATGTTAAGCCAAATTGAAAAAGGAAATGCTAATCCTTCATTAAATACAATCAAATCTATTGCTCAGGTTCTAGAAGTTCCTCTATTTAAGTTTTTTATGGATTTAGAAAAAGAAAAATATGAATTTCACCTTTTAAAAAAAGATGATAGAAAAATTATTTCAACTGAATATGTAACCTATGAACTTTTATCTCCAGATGTTGAAACAAATATTGAATGTATGCAAATGACTTTAATAGGAAAAAATGCAGAGACATCAGTTAAACCAATGGCACATAAGGGAGAAGAAATTGCAGTATTACTAAATGGTAAAGTTAAATTAACTATTGGAAAGTTTTCCATAGTTCTTTCTTCAGGGGATTCTATCCATATTCCTTCAATGGTTCCACATAAATGGACCAATTTACATACTGAAAAAAGTGTAGTTATTTTTTCAGTAAGTCCTCCAGAATTTTAAGAAAATAAAAATGATGTCAATAAAAATTTTTCCACACTCTCATATTAACATCACTTTTTAGTTTACTTAAAAATTATTTATTTTTCTTCTTCAACAAAATGTATATCATTTTTTAAATTTTCTATACTAGATAAATCTTTTTCATCATAATTGCCAGTAGCCATATGTCTAGCTTCAATATTTTTTAAATCATCTTTATTGATAGTATATTCAAATTCTTCAGCATCCCATTGATTTTTAAGAATTATAACATAAAAAAGTTTATGTTCTTTATCAATAAGTATCATAGTTGGAATAGTTGGAGTAACATCTTCTTGTTTACCTATAACTAAAATTGAAAACTCAGTATTTTCTGGAATGAATTTTAAATCTGTTGAACTTCCATTTTCAACAATACAATAATTTCCTCTTAAAGTTAAATCACTATTAGCTAATGAATCTTCTGAAATTTTTATACTATCTAACTCCTCTTTTGTTAATTTATCTTTCACATTATACTTGTCAAAACCTTCCTTAGTTATTTGTAAGGAATCAATTTCATTACCACTTTCTTTTTCTTTTAAAGTTAAAAGATAAAATGTTATGTCATTTCCAATCTCAATAGATTCTTTTTTTGTAACCTCATAATCCCATTTCTTTCCACAACTTACAACTAATAGTCCTAATAAAACTATAAGTAAAATAAAAATCTTTTTCATAATATTCTCCCTCTATTACTTTATTTATTTTTATATTTATATTTTATATGAAATTTAAAGAAAAGTAAATAAAAAGAAAATTAAAAAAGTCTTTGAAATTTTTAATTCAAAGACTGTATATTGATAAAAATGGTGGAGATGACGAGAGTCGAACTCGTGTCCGAAATCATAATGACCATAAGCTTCTACAAGTTTAGTTTACTATTAAATTTCGTAATAATTACTCCCGTAAACAGGGCTAACTAAAACTATCCTCTAAAATGTCCCATAAACTTAGAGAAATCATTTATGGTGATCTATACTAGTCAACACCTTTGAAAAACCCGTATAGAATAAGTTATCCAAGGTGTAGCTGAACTAAGCAGCTAAAGCGTAATCTTTGTTTCCATCTAAAAGATGTGTTTAGTCTCTCACAGCGACAAGCCTGACTTGCTACCTATAACCTCACAACCCCGTCGAAACCTTTGCATCCCCATATTTAATTGTAGACTTAATTATAGCACTATTATTAAATTTTAGCAAGGATTTTTTAGAAGATAAAAAAGAGTTGTTGTAACATTTAAGCTACCAACAACTCTTTGATATAGAATTAATTTATATTATTTTTTATTTCTTTCATTGTAATCTTCTTCAATGTCAGCTTTCCATTCTTTGTTCAATTCTTTTCCTGAACGAACTTCTTCAACTGCTTTATTTAAAGTATCATAATTCTTTTTAGTTCCTATACTATCAGAATTGTAGTTTACTGCTTTTTCAGCACTAATACCTATTGAATTTGCAGTTTCTATTGCATCAATATTTGCACCTAAGAATAAAAATTCCCAACCATATTTTTCTTTTTGAGTTTCTATTAATTTTTTAACAGTAGCAGAACTGTATTCTCTACTTGCATTTTCTAATCCATCTGTTATTATAACAAATAGGACTTTGTCTGCTTTTTCATTTTTTCCTAATGTATCTTGAATAGCTTTTTCTTTAGCAATAGTTTTACCAATAGCATCTAAAAGAGCTGTACTTCCTCTAACAAAGTATTCTTTTTCAGTTATGTTACTAATTTTATTAATGTTAACTCTGTCATGTAATAATTCATATTGATCATCAAATAAGACAGTTGTAATAAAAGCTTTTCCTTCTATTTTTCTTTGTTTTTCCAACATAGAATTAAATCCACCAATAGTATCAGATTCTAATCCTCCCATAGAACCACTTCTATCTAAGATAAAAACTACATCAACTATATTATTTTTACTTTTGACAACAGTTTTTCCAAAAACCTTATTTGAAAAACTGAAACCAAATACAACAACAAATAAAGCAATAAAAAATTTATTCATTTCACATTCACTCCTTTGTTTTGATATAAAAAATAAATCCTAACTAATTATACCATAATATTTTTAATAAAGTAACAATATTATTTTTTATATTTATAATGAATATAATGCTTCCTAAGTAATAAATTACTAGTTGTTATAAAGTTAAGTTTGTATTAAAATGTAAAAAATAACTATGAAGGAAAACTTAATGTTTATTCATTTTAAATTTATTAAATAAATAACTAAAAGAAAATAAAAAAATTAATATTTCTATAAGTTCACAATCAATAAAAAGTATGTTAAAATACATTAAATCAAATATTAAATTAAGAG is a genomic window of Fusobacterium nucleatum containing:
- the tsaD gene encoding tRNA (adenosine(37)-N6)-threonylcarbamoyltransferase complex transferase subunit TsaD codes for the protein MIILGIESSCDETSIAVVKDGKEILSNNISSQIEIHKEYGGVVPEIASRQHIKNIATVLEESLEEAKITLDDVDYIAVTYAPGLIGALLVGVSFAKGLSYAKNIPIIPVHHIKGHMYANFLEHDVELPCISLVVSGGHTNIIYIDENHNFINIGETLDDAVGESCDKVARVLGLGYPGGPVIDKMYYKGDRDFLKITKPKVSRFDFSFSGIKTAIINFDNNMKMKNQEYKKEDLAASFLGTVVDILCDKTLNAAVEKNVKTIMLAGGVAANSLLRSQLTEKAAEKGIKVIYPSMKLCTDNAAMIAEAAYYKLKNAKNEKDCFAGLDLNGVASLMVSDEKAI
- a CDS encoding cupin domain-containing protein translates to MKKTLFSILLIGICMTGTANAKEKNPILLKQVYKKEELITLDKQNVAGGNGTLHGKFAFTRDMATEDEAIKEIGWMTLNKGESIGVHPHKNNEDTYIIVSGEGVFTDGSGKETIVKAGDVTIARPNQSHGLRNEKDEPLVFLDIIAQNHALKAEK
- a CDS encoding HTH domain-containing protein; the protein is MDLNSEIILSEIDGEKKKNIEIIEKLKELNIRKQNSEKLIEIFRSKEKVSCASLANYLDISERTANRLLLKLEENNLAVSDLVKINRGRPKIFFRFF
- a CDS encoding alanine racemase is translated as MKKKELKTPTILLNIEALKNNIKKYQKLCTEYKKELWPMIKTHKSMEIVEMQIKEGATGVLCGTLDEVEACCQIGIKKIMYAYPVASEENIKRIIEISKKTEFIIRLDSLEAAIKINKMAETENVIINYNIIVDSGLHRFGVSLKNLLTFAEELKKLKYLKLKGISSHPGHVYSSTCEADIQQYVLNECETLRKAKEILEKEGYYLEYITSGSTPTFEEAVKDLNINVYHPGNYVFLDSIQLSINKAKIKDCALTVLTTIISHPSENLFICDAGAKCLGLDQGAHGNNSIVGYGTVIDHPEVIVSSLSEEVGKLKIEGQTNLKIGDKIEIIPNHSCSTANLCSYYTVTEGDNVIKSIKVDVRGNSIRRI
- the dsdA gene encoding D-serine ammonia-lyase produces the protein MDIKNMIINNPLIKNMIDKKEVGWTNPKEMNYTEYEKKLPLKDQELKEAEERLKRFAPFIKKVFPETEETYGIIESPLEEIFNMQKELEKKYHTEILGKLYLKMDSHLPVAGSIKARGGVYEVLKHAEELAMEAGLLKLEDDYSILADKKFKDFFSKYKIQVGSTGNLGLSIGITSAALGFQVIVHMSADAKKWKKDMLRSKGVQVIEYESDYGKAVEEGRKNSDADPMSYFVDDEKSMNLFLGYTVAASRIKKQFDKKGIVINKEHPLIVYIPCGVGGAPGGVAYGLKRIFKENVYIFFVEPVLAPCMLLGMQTGLHEKISVYDVGIHGITHADGLAVARPSGLVGRLMEPILSGIFTVDDYKLYDYLRILNETENKRIEPSSCAAFEGVVSLLKYEDSKKYIENRIGKNINNVYHVCWATGGKMVPQEDMEIFLNTYLK
- a CDS encoding GntP family permease — encoded protein: MNVTFTIFAILLSILLLVLLTIKVKLHPFFALTVSAFFFGLISGHSIPDIIGAYSDGLGGTIAGIGVVIAIGTVMGALLENSGAAETMAETILKITGKKNADIGLAVTGYFVSIPVFCDSAFVLLSPLAKRVSKDTGGSMTTMAVALAMGLHATHMLVPPTPGPLAVAGILGANLGLVILCGMLVSIPVTIVAIIAGRIFGKKYHFLPEIEEVHTDEKAKNLPSPFMSFSPIIVPIILMLLKTVGSLESKPFGTGVLYNIFDSLGQTIVALFIGLIIAFFTYKSVYPYDKNVWTFDGIFGESLKTAGQIVLIVGAGGAFATVLKLSNLQEIVMNLFTGISIGIIVPYIIGAIFRTAIGSGTVGMITAASMLLPLLDILGFNTPMGLVIAMLACAAGGFMVFHGNDDFFWVVVSTSGMKPEVAYKTFPIISVLQSVTALICVFILKIIFL
- a CDS encoding helix-turn-helix domain-containing protein; translation: MNKEINVGITIKNIRKSKKLLLKDVALKCGISSSMLSQIEKGNANPSLNTIKSIAQVLEVPLFKFFMDLEKEKYEFHLLKKDDRKIISTEYVTYELLSPDVETNIECMQMTLIGKNAETSVKPMAHKGEEIAVLLNGKVKLTIGKFSIVLSSGDSIHIPSMVPHKWTNLHTEKSVVIFSVSPPEF
- a CDS encoding vWA domain-containing protein; protein product: MNKFFIALFVVVFGFSFSNKVFGKTVVKSKNNIVDVVFILDRSGSMGGLESDTIGGFNSMLEKQRKIEGKAFITTVLFDDQYELLHDRVNINKISNITEKEYFVRGSTALLDAIGKTIAKEKAIQDTLGKNEKADKVLFVIITDGLENASREYSSATVKKLIETQKEKYGWEFLFLGANIDAIETANSIGISAEKAVNYNSDSIGTKKNYDTLNKAVEEVRSGKELNKEWKADIEEDYNERNKK